In Pecten maximus chromosome 10, xPecMax1.1, whole genome shotgun sequence, one genomic interval encodes:
- the LOC117336923 gene encoding cyclic GMP-AMP synthase-like: protein MMDSEESERMSFLLSRLLEKDIGTKEEVDIRRKTVLFKEQFDNANNENHSIFNTGSSAEGFALRGSDNDAMIVDKTIMTVNSKHQIPSDSKHDMVLLLRDANNCQHGHVELEIAVWRRCKQPLYKSFHPVGSRTFISSDIYREEHVKHALNLGFNVASHGPSSGADATGTNAAFDVVHAFHCPVWPKDAIEWKTRKRLYGWPTETVLIKIIEGGCHLVPIGDKCSDNTLLQWRISFAYAERLLVHSLSHSQFKVYGLLKIFLKNIKVRLEAISKEEEILSSYILKTVIFHAVENTPETFWKEKNTFTCFWFCFSILCAWVKAEYCPNYFIPKNNLFKRHIHGQNKTKLLQLLSEIHNMKWMCLSVGTYVKPSIMDILLNKSHQADLMQNQTLLQSEALL, encoded by the coding sequence ATGATGGACTCAGAAGAAAGTGAGAGGATGTCTTTCCTCCTATCCCGACTGCTAGAGAAAGACATCGGCACCAAGGAAGAGGTGGATATCAGAAGAAAGACTGTACTTTTTAAGGAACAATTCGACAACGCAAACAATGAAAACCATTCGATATTTAACACGGGGAGCTCAGCTGAAGGGTTTGCTTTGCGAGGGTCAGACAATGATGCTATGATCGTGGACAAAACTATAATGACTGTAAATTCGAAACATCAAATTCCGTCAGATAGTAAACATGACATGGTTTTACTACTGAGAGACGCTAACAATTGCCAGCATGGTCATGTGGAACTGGAAATTGCTGTTTGGCGGAGATGCAAACAGCCGCTGTATAAATCCTTTCATCCAGTGGGCAGTAGAACATTTATATCAAGTGACATTTATCGGGAGGAACATGTCAAACACGCATTAAATCTAGGTTTCAATGTAGCATCTCATGGACCGAGTAGTGGTGCTGACGCCACGGGAACTAATGCTGCCTTTGATGTTGTACACGCTTTTCACTGCCCTGTATGGCCAAAGGACGCGATTGAATGGAAAACCAGAAAACGGTTGTACGGATGGCCTACTGAAACAGTGCTTATCAAAATTATAGAAGGCGGCTGTCATCTCGTCCCTATAGGAGATAAGTGCTCAGATAACACTCTACTACAATGGCGAATATCATTTGCCTACGCCGAGAGACTTTTAGTTCATTCCCTTAGCCACAGCCAGTTTAAAGTATACGGTCTACTCAAAATCTTCTTGAAGAACATAAAAGTTCGCCTTGAAGCTATCAGTAAAGAAGAAGAAATTTTGAGTTCGTACATCTTGAAAACTGTCATTTTCCACGCGGTTGAAAATACACCAGAAACATTCTGGAAAGAAAAGAATACTTTCACCTGCTTCTGGTTTTGTTTCAGTATTCTCTGTGCATGGGTTAAAGCAGAATATTGCCCTAACTACTTTATCCCAAAgaacaatttgtttaaaagacATATCCATGGACAGAACAAGACAAAACTACTCCAACTGCTTTCTGAAATTCACAACATGAAATGGATGTGTCTGTCAGTTGGGACATACGTGAAGCCATCTATAATGGATATTCTTTTAAACAAAAGCCACCAAGCAGACCTCATGCAAAACCAAACGCTTCTTCAGTCAGAAGCACTTCTGTGA